The stretch of DNA GAGTGCCATGCAATTTGTGTACTGCATCCCTGTAGGAGCCCACGAGTTCACTGTGGAGTGAGTAACACAGAAACAGATACTCATACTGACCTGTGGTTTTTGGCTAATAAGCTTTATGATACATACTAGGACTGACCAGTCTACTAGTTTGATTCTTAATGATGTCATAATTTACTCACACTCACAATTACCAACCAGTTTTGGAGGCAGCATCTCCAggattaaaatattacatttgtgCCATGGGGTGGAATCCATATGGCAGTAATTTAAGCTGCATTGGTAAATCTAAATACTTAAAGCCCCTTCATggtacactataaggacaaaagtattaggacatcaTTGAATGTTTCCTTCAGTACCATTACCACAGCTGTAAAATAAAGCACATAGTCATGCAATCTGtctttacaaacatttgtgaaagaatgggtggttctacaGAGctctcactgaattccagtgtggtactgtaataggatgccaccattgcaacaagtcagtttgtgaaattccttccctcctagatatttcacagtcaactgtgagtggtgttattgaaCAATGCATGTGTTCAGGAACCACTGCAACTCAGTCACTTAGCaaaccatgtaaagttacagagcagggttACAGAGAGACGCATAGTGTATGAAAGTCACCAATGCTTTGCTGACTCGATAACTGCGGAGTTCCAAACCTCTGCTGGCATTAAAATCAACAAGCACAATGGCAAGCGTCCGatggagtggtgtaaagcataCAGTCACTGGACTGTGGGAGCGTGGAAGTGTGTCCTGTAGAGTGACAAATCATGTTTCTCTATCTAGCAGTCTGATGGAAGAGTCTAGGTTTGGTGAATGCCAGGCGAACCTAccttacctgcctgactgcattggGCCGACTGTatagtttggtggaggaggaatAATGGGGTTGTTTTCCAAAGGATGGCATAGGTCCTTTAGtaccagagaaagagaaaacttAAACTTAATACTTCAGCATAACAAGACATGTTTTAGGAAAGCCCtttctgttccagcatgacACACAGAGCACAAAGCACGGTCCATAAATGCATGGTTAGGTAAGTTTAGTGTgcaagaacttgactggcctgcaccGAGCCCTGATCTCAGCCCCatcaaacacctttgggataaaCTAGAATGGAGATTGCGAGCCAGGCCCTCTCATACtcatcagtgtctgatctcacGAATGCTCTTCTGGATGACTGGGCAAAACATTCCACAGGCACATTCCAGAGTCTTGTGAAAAGACTTCAGAGAAGAGTGTAAGCTGGTATAGCTGCacagggggaccagctccagattCATGCCTATGGATTGGGTAACCCATTCGAACAATATATTTTATGAAGAAAACTATTCAAATGCAGAAAATCTTTAGGAAGTACTATTTTTTGAACCTGAACCAAAGAACCcaaagcactttattagaaacactatacGTACATTGGGTAAGGTCTCACCTTTGCTTCTAAAACAGCCTCAGTTTTTTCTGATATGGATTCCACAACATGTTGGAAATGTAattttgagattctggtccatgtagACTTTAATGCTGCAGGTCTCATGTTTTACCAcatattggattcagatctggtaaCTGCTGAAGTCCACTGggaaacactgaactcattgtcatgttaaaatgataaatgataaaatgaGTTTTGCTTTGGGACATCATCATGCTGGATGTAGCTTGCATGACTGGGGGGTGCACATGGTCAGAAAAAATACCAagaggctgtggcattcaagtgatGGATGATTGGTATTAATGAGCCCATTCTCTGTTGACACCTTGTATTGCACCATTCAACTCTACAGCTTGTTGTGCTtcaaatcccaggagatcagcagttagAAATATTCAAACCAGTCTgcctggcaccaacaatcatgccacatTTAAACTCACTGAGAATTCCCCATTCTGATGGCTGATGTAAACATTACATGAAGCTGTTgtatgaatgagtaggtgtacagttgttcttaataaaatgtaaagTCAGACAGCGGGAGACCTTTGGGAGAATGCCAGCAGTTATCTGTTCCACAATATAGTCCGCACACTTATAACCACTTGCACACATTCGATAAATATGGAAATGCGTAAAACATTAGTGTACACTTAATAATGTGGACTTTATTAAGACCCAGGCTTGGAGACTGTCACGTCTTGTATGATCTTAAATTCTCTTGAGGCACTAAAGGAActataaatgtaattatatcaGATCTATTTTTAAAGATCGTCTTGTCCATCTACAGACAGTGTTTTGGAGATGGACTGAACTGGGCAGGCTGTATGATTATCACCTTGCTGGGTCAGCAGAGACGCTTTGACATTCTGGACTTCAGCTATCACCTGCTCAAAGTGCAGAAACATGATGGCAAGGATGAGATCATCAAGAGTGTGGTAAGTCCTCATCAGAACTGTTAAGCCATTAGAAGTTCTAACTGTCCATTTCCACTTGGCAAAATGAATCAAGATGGTGTTTTTCCTCTATTCTCAGTGTGTTTTAGTATTTACACAATCGGTCATCTTCACTTTTCCTTTTCAGCCCTTAAAGAAAATGGTTGACCGCATTCGCAAGTTTCAAATTCTGAACGATGAGATATTTGCCATCCTCAACAAGTATCTGAAATCCGGCGATGGAGAGAACATGCCAGTGGAACATGTTCGATGTTTCCAGCCACCAATCCACCAGTCACTGGCCAGCAACTGAGACCAATCCCTCATTATACTTGTTCATTGTTTGGGTTGGTGAAGGCTTAGACATACTGTTAACAAAGCACCAGCAAACCTATAGGctacagttgatggtggaaaatATGTTGACCAATTTTTAGTCGCTAGGACCATATTCACTATTACATTCTGTCAGTGAAACTACTGTACCTATAGTGTTCTTAGAGCCAGTAGGCCAggtaatgatttattaaacaccATGCTTCTGGAGTAGTCACTGATTGCAGTGTTGATTTTGTCAATTAAAGACATAAAGGCTTTGAAGAGACAAGCCCAAACATGGTAGACATTAAAAGTGGCCCAGTTTTAAACATGGTCAAAcgagttaatttttttttgtatacaaAACATGTGCCTTATTGTTATGAATGagttgcctttcttttttttctttttttcttgcatCCAGTACAATCATATTCATGTTTTATACTCATTGAAAGTTATAGCCCAGGGTGGGGAAATGGCCAAGTGGGTTTTTATCAAGAGATTATTTAAAAGTTTTGCTGTGGTGAgagctgttttcttttttggtatTGTTGGAGTGACTGCATGCTTTCCCCCTCCGCCCTTAAAACAAAGTTTAACCAAGTTCTTACTCTTGTTAAAACACTTTCCTTTTGTATTTGAATGATTGTAATCTGattttaattcaataaatatgtAACAAATCTCAGTTTCATTACATTACTTCCATGTGAGTATGCTTTGTTAAGATGGTTCCACATGGGTTTGCTTTATTACAAAGAAAGCGGCTGATCAGTTGATTCTGTAGAAAGGAAACTAGTTCAGTGCATGTACAGAAATACCTGTACATAAAGTATAACAAAAGGCTCTTAAAAacaggtgtgtatttacagTGCTACATGAGGAATGAGATGAAGCCTTACAATGTAGTCTATGTCCAAAAATGAAAGTAaggcagaaagaggaggaggagaccaaaaaaaaaaacaaaacaaaacactttagTACAATCAGTTGGTCCATCAGTCACTTTTTTTGCCTGTTTGATTGTCTTGGGTTTGTTTCCGATTTGAAGGGGAGGGAATACTAAACGTTCTCACAGCAGAAATGAACACTCTGTTGTAGCTGTTGAGCTGACTTTGTCCCACCGTGGCCCTAAGAGCCTGTACTGCCATTTCTTCTGGAGACGCTTTCAAATGGCAAACCTATCTCTCTGTCCTCAAAATCCACTGAGGCATCGTTATGCAGTAGCTCGTAGGAGGTATGGCTGTGAGCTGCCACCCCATTGGACACGGGACCATTGCGTTCCTCCTTCCTGATGGACACGGCCAGCGTAGCCAGACTGACGTTCACGTCCTTAAAAGCGTGCAGAAGGAAGATGCCCACAATGATTGTGACGAAGCCGCTCAGCGTACCAATGATGTCATCGTAGCCCATGTGCTCCCACTCTTTGAACAGGATGGCAGAGCAGGTGAGCACTGAAGTGGTAAAAAAGACATAGTAGATGGGTGTGACTAAGGAGGTGTTGAAGATGTCCAGTGCTTTGTTCAGGTAGTTGATCTGTGTGCTGACGCAGGCCACCAGGCTCAGGAGTAGCAGCCAAGACAATGGATTTCGTAGTACAGGCTGACCAGCAATGGCCTCTTTAATGGCGATGCCCAAGCCCTTTACGCAGGATACTGAGAGGGCACCAATAACAGAGCAGATGGTGATGTAGACCAGGATGTTGGTTTGCCCATGACGTGGTCCAACCACGAAGATAAAAATAAGAGCTACGATGATGACGACTGTCGCGAAGACCACAAATCCTGGAATAAGACAGTGGTAGATTGTAGGATGTTAGAACAGCAGATTTCTTTTCGCCACATGGTACAGTCCTATCTGCTGGTGGTTTCTTTGACTGGCATTACTGTTCATTTCTGAACATTTATGGCTAAAAATAGTGCCTGTCCAGTAGACTTGTTCAGCACACTTCATTGTAGCATTCTTGTTAGAAGCCTATTACTCTCACAGGCCTATTTCATTTTCCTCACTTGAATAAACTCTGCATGCAAATGACCTCCATTGCGGACAAAGACTATCTATTCACAGGCAAATTTCTCTGAACAAACTGTCCAACCCATTCACTTAGACAAAGCACTACATCATAGTGTACCTGGGTCCACCAGTTTCTTGGCCATGTTTTCCAGGCTGTCGATCTCCTCCTCCTGCGGTGCATGGATCACCATGGTGGTGGAACCTAGGATACTGAGCAGACAGCCCAGCTTTCCA from Salminus brasiliensis chromosome 7, fSalBra1.hap2, whole genome shotgun sequence encodes:
- the nipa2 gene encoding magnesium transporter NIPA2, which codes for MGQDRGKYDFYIGLALAISSSIFIGGSFILKKKGLLRLARKGSTRAGQGGHAYLKEWLWWAGLLSMGAGEAANFAAYAFAPATLVTPLGALSVLVSAVLSSYFLTERLNLHGKLGCLLSILGSTTMVIHAPQEEEIDSLENMAKKLVDPGFVVFATVVIIVALIFIFVVGPRHGQTNILVYITICSVIGALSVSCVKGLGIAIKEAIAGQPVLRNPLSWLLLLSLVACVSTQINYLNKALDIFNTSLVTPIYYVFFTTSVLTCSAILFKEWEHMGYDDIIGTLSGFVTIIVGIFLLHAFKDVNVSLATLAVSIRKEERNGPVSNGVAAHSHTSYELLHNDASVDFEDREIGLPFESVSRRNGSTGS